A section of the Tumebacillus amylolyticus genome encodes:
- a CDS encoding aspartate kinase, translating to MTIYVQKFGGTSVADAERIQKAARRLVETAQAGHQVVAVVSAMGHTTDHLVDLAGLLSDNPSPREIDMLLSTGEQVTCALMAIAVQQLGASSISLTGGLAGIRTESHHGRARIIDIDPTRIWAELGQGKIVIVAGFQGLTPCGEIATLGRGGSDTTAVALAGALGADLCEIYTDVDGVYTTDPRIVPHAQRINEIPYDEMWELAHLGANVLHPRAVEAARRHRVPVRVRSSFEYDDPGTLLTSTVANALALPVYGIALDPDLQSGWPGDTFEADGDLAKISVVAAPLTTGAELHPQIRVALEGADISVHGLHVSVTCCSCLVEKSHVHEAVRVLHTALGLDAKRTKILDTFE from the coding sequence ATGACGATCTACGTACAAAAATTCGGCGGCACATCTGTCGCCGACGCAGAACGCATTCAAAAAGCGGCACGTCGTCTCGTTGAGACGGCACAGGCCGGGCACCAAGTCGTCGCCGTCGTCTCGGCGATGGGGCATACCACCGATCATTTGGTGGACTTGGCAGGTCTTCTGTCAGACAATCCGTCGCCGCGAGAAATTGATATGTTGCTCTCCACGGGGGAGCAGGTCACCTGCGCGCTGATGGCGATTGCCGTGCAGCAGTTGGGTGCGTCGAGCATCTCGCTCACCGGCGGGCTCGCGGGCATTCGCACGGAGTCTCACCACGGGCGTGCGCGGATCATCGACATCGACCCGACGCGCATCTGGGCCGAATTGGGGCAGGGCAAGATCGTCATCGTCGCCGGATTCCAAGGGTTGACCCCCTGTGGAGAGATCGCCACGCTCGGTCGAGGCGGTTCCGACACGACAGCCGTTGCGCTGGCAGGGGCGTTGGGTGCCGATCTGTGCGAAATCTACACCGACGTGGACGGTGTCTATACCACCGACCCGCGCATCGTCCCGCACGCACAGCGAATCAACGAGATTCCCTACGACGAGATGTGGGAATTGGCGCATCTCGGGGCGAACGTCCTGCACCCGCGGGCTGTTGAAGCGGCTCGCCGACACCGTGTTCCCGTGCGCGTGCGCTCCTCCTTCGAGTACGACGATCCGGGGACGCTGCTCACCTCGACGGTAGCGAATGCTCTAGCACTGCCCGTCTACGGGATCGCACTGGACCCCGACCTGCAATCCGGCTGGCCGGGAGACACGTTCGAAGCCGATGGTGACCTCGCCAAGATCTCAGTCGTCGCCGCGCCGCTGACCACAGGAGCCGAGCTGCACCCGCAGATTCGAGTTGCGCTGGAAGGGGCCGACATCTCGGTGCACGGCCTGCACGTCAGCGTCACCTGTTGCTCCTGTCTGGTGGAAAAAAGCCACGTCCACGAAGCGGTGCGTGTCTTGCACACCGCGCTGGGACTCGACGCGAAACGTACGAAAATTCTTGACACTTTTGAATGA
- a CDS encoding aspartate kinase: MALIVKKFGGSSVANAERIQRVARRVVESANEGNSVVVVVSAMGDTTDDLIDLARQLTTNPSPREMDMLLSTGEQISIALLAMAVQQLGHTSISFTGGLAGISTEAVHGRARITDIDPTRLHGALNDGSIVIVAGFQGTSEDGSITTLGRGGSDTTAVALAAALKADLCEIYTDVDGVYTTDPRVVKAASKLSAISYDEMLELAHLGAGVLHPRAVEFAKQYNVALMVRSSFNHNPGTLVEEVAAMEQGQIVRGIAHDMNVVKVGLVGVQSRTGNLKRIFQALADQAVNVDIIVTSVVHDEQSDISFTIGEDDLDTTLTTLKSQFPDVQLSVEQNLAKVSIVGAGMISNPGVAAQMFATLADAGISIKMVSTSEIKVSTVIDQDRAHQAVQALHTSFGLDSVQEAVVAGLDSHA, encoded by the coding sequence ATGGCATTGATTGTGAAAAAGTTCGGCGGCTCTTCGGTCGCCAACGCCGAACGCATCCAGCGTGTGGCACGCCGCGTCGTGGAGTCCGCGAACGAGGGGAATTCCGTCGTGGTCGTCGTCTCCGCAATGGGCGATACGACAGACGACCTGATCGACCTCGCGCGTCAATTGACGACCAATCCGTCACCGCGTGAGATGGACATGTTGCTCTCGACAGGGGAGCAAATTTCCATTGCGTTGCTCGCGATGGCCGTTCAACAACTGGGGCATACAAGCATTTCGTTCACAGGCGGTCTGGCCGGGATCTCGACCGAGGCGGTGCATGGTCGCGCACGGATTACCGACATCGACCCGACTCGTCTGCACGGAGCGCTGAACGACGGGAGCATCGTCATCGTCGCCGGGTTCCAAGGCACCTCCGAGGACGGCTCGATCACGACGCTGGGTCGCGGCGGTTCCGACACGACGGCGGTCGCGTTGGCCGCAGCTCTGAAAGCGGACTTATGCGAAATCTACACCGACGTGGACGGCGTCTATACCACCGACCCGCGCGTCGTGAAAGCAGCGAGCAAACTTTCGGCGATCTCCTACGATGAGATGCTGGAACTGGCGCACTTGGGAGCAGGCGTCCTGCATCCGCGCGCCGTCGAATTTGCGAAACAATACAACGTCGCGCTGATGGTGCGTTCGAGCTTCAATCACAATCCGGGTACGCTGGTAGAGGAGGTCGCAGCAATGGAACAAGGACAAATCGTACGAGGGATCGCTCACGACATGAACGTGGTCAAAGTCGGTCTGGTGGGTGTGCAAAGCCGCACCGGCAACTTGAAACGCATCTTCCAAGCATTGGCGGATCAAGCGGTCAACGTGGACATCATCGTCACATCGGTTGTGCATGACGAGCAATCGGACATCTCCTTCACGATTGGCGAGGACGATCTCGACACCACGCTGACGACGCTGAAATCGCAATTTCCGGATGTGCAACTCTCTGTGGAACAAAACTTGGCGAAAGTCTCCATCGTCGGCGCGGGCATGATCTCGAACCCGGGGGTTGCGGCGCAGATGTTTGCAACGCTTGCCGATGCGGGCATTTCGATCAAGATGGTTTCCACCTCGGAGATCAAAGTTTCGACCGTAATCGATCAAGATCGCGCACACCAAGCGGTGCAAGCTCTGCACACTTCGTTTGGGCTCGATTCTGTACAAGAAGCTGTCGTGGCAGGTCTTGACAGCCACGCATAG
- the uvrC gene encoding excinuclease ABC subunit UvrC, which produces MRERIREKLKLLPDKPGVYQMKNAGGEIIYVGKAKVLKNRVRSYFTGSHDGKTQLMVSNIADFEYIVTNTVVEALVLECNMIKQYKPPYNIMLRDDKTYPYIKITGEEHPKLDIVRKVSKDKGKYFGPYPNSQAAYETKKLLDRLYPLRKCKTLKDKVCLYYHINQCIAPCEYKVEPETYQGMVKEITRFLNGGHREIADNLRDQMMQEAENLNFERAKELRDQIEAIERVMEKQKVTMADTVDRDVFGYFADKEHMCVQVFYMRQGKLIERDVQIFPYHGEEREDFLSYVTQFYIDNADLPKEILLPYEGEEAQVLEEWLKGVHVKTPQRGDKKQLVDMAVENAKIALNERFKLMERDQNRTIRAVEQIGEAMMIPTPRRIEAFDNSNIQGTDAVAAMIVFVDGQPSRKDYRKFKIKTVQGPDDYASMREVIRRRYTRLLKENQSLPDLVLVDGGRAHINAALDVLENELGLDIPVCGLAKDDRHRTSQLFLGEDPAPIPIDRTSQGFYLLTRIQDEVHRFAITFHRETKGKNAFRSVLDDIPGVGEKRRKALLKHFGSVQAMKTASVEEYRKAGVGDKLAREILNFLAQA; this is translated from the coding sequence GTGCGTGAGCGAATCCGTGAGAAACTCAAACTCCTGCCCGACAAACCGGGCGTTTACCAGATGAAAAACGCCGGCGGCGAGATTATCTACGTGGGCAAAGCCAAAGTCTTGAAGAACCGTGTTCGCTCGTACTTTACAGGGAGCCACGATGGCAAAACCCAACTGATGGTCTCGAACATCGCCGACTTCGAATACATCGTCACCAACACCGTCGTCGAAGCGCTGGTGCTGGAATGCAACATGATCAAGCAATACAAACCGCCGTACAACATCATGTTGCGTGACGACAAGACCTACCCGTATATCAAGATCACCGGCGAAGAGCATCCGAAACTGGACATCGTGCGCAAAGTATCGAAGGACAAAGGCAAGTATTTCGGACCCTACCCGAACTCGCAAGCTGCCTACGAGACCAAGAAACTGCTCGACCGCCTCTACCCTTTGCGCAAATGCAAGACGCTCAAAGACAAAGTCTGTCTCTACTATCACATCAACCAATGCATCGCACCGTGTGAATACAAAGTCGAGCCGGAAACGTACCAAGGCATGGTCAAAGAGATCACCCGTTTTCTAAACGGAGGTCATCGCGAGATCGCCGACAACTTGCGCGACCAGATGATGCAGGAAGCGGAGAACCTCAATTTCGAGCGCGCCAAGGAACTGCGCGATCAGATCGAAGCCATCGAGCGCGTCATGGAGAAGCAAAAAGTCACGATGGCCGACACCGTTGACCGCGACGTGTTTGGCTATTTTGCTGACAAAGAGCATATGTGTGTCCAAGTGTTTTACATGCGCCAAGGCAAACTGATTGAACGCGATGTCCAGATCTTCCCGTACCACGGCGAAGAACGTGAGGACTTTTTGTCATACGTTACGCAATTTTACATCGACAACGCCGATCTCCCCAAGGAAATTCTCCTGCCCTACGAAGGCGAAGAAGCGCAAGTGCTGGAGGAGTGGCTCAAGGGCGTCCACGTTAAAACGCCGCAACGCGGGGACAAAAAACAACTCGTCGACATGGCGGTTGAGAACGCCAAGATCGCCCTCAACGAGCGTTTTAAACTGATGGAACGCGATCAGAACCGCACGATCCGCGCCGTCGAGCAAATCGGGGAAGCGATGATGATCCCGACGCCGCGTCGCATCGAAGCGTTCGACAACTCGAACATCCAAGGCACGGACGCCGTAGCGGCGATGATCGTGTTCGTCGACGGCCAACCGTCACGCAAAGATTACCGCAAGTTCAAGATCAAGACCGTCCAAGGCCCGGACGACTATGCTTCGATGCGCGAAGTCATCCGCCGTCGCTACACCCGTTTGCTAAAAGAGAACCAGTCCCTCCCGGACTTGGTGCTCGTCGACGGCGGTCGCGCCCACATCAACGCAGCGCTCGATGTCTTGGAGAACGAATTGGGTCTCGACATCCCGGTGTGCGGACTTGCCAAGGACGACCGTCACCGCACATCGCAACTCTTCCTCGGCGAAGACCCTGCCCCGATTCCGATCGACCGCACGTCGCAGGGCTTCTACTTGCTGACGCGCATCCAAGACGAAGTTCACCGGTTTGCGATCACCTTCCACCGCGAAACCAAGGGGAAAAACGCGTTCCGCTCTGTCCTTGACGACATTCCGGGTGTGGGAGAGAAACGTCGCAAAGCGTTGCTCAAACACTTCGGCTCCGTGCAAGCGATGAAGACCGCCAGCGTCGAAGAATACCGCAAAGCGGGAGTCGGGGACAAGTTGGCGCGAGAGATCTTGAATTTTTTGGCGCAGGCATGA
- a CDS encoding thioredoxin family protein: protein MKPTSESNFQSHTQQGVVLVYFHAAWCSPCQSQEDVLTEIEEEYGESMSVFSLDVDHCGQLVHHHGIMSVPTLLLFQEGHVVERIIGLQSKKVLLELITPFLLE, encoded by the coding sequence ATGAAACCAACATCAGAATCAAACTTCCAAAGCCATACACAACAGGGCGTGGTCCTCGTCTACTTTCATGCAGCTTGGTGTTCACCCTGCCAAAGTCAAGAGGACGTGCTGACCGAAATCGAGGAGGAGTACGGCGAGTCGATGTCGGTTTTCAGTCTGGATGTGGATCATTGCGGTCAACTCGTGCATCATCATGGAATTATGAGCGTGCCGACCCTGCTCTTGTTCCAAGAAGGACATGTCGTTGAACGAATCATCGGGTTGCAAAGCAAGAAAGTGCTACTAGAGTTGATCACGCCGTTTTTGCTAGAATAG